From Mytilus edulis chromosome 8, xbMytEdul2.2, whole genome shotgun sequence, one genomic window encodes:
- the LOC139485260 gene encoding BTB/POZ domain-containing protein 6-like isoform X1: MEYSQSQYARPRPGTVSESLEEGNWESLTCRLNQICLTYDLADVFFSFEGENVSHFPAHRMILALRSPVFKAMFYGSFPQSEGDIRIDDISLNTFKELMKYLYTDYLQLTKKSVIPLLYAAQKYMIAGLISKCENYLQDSLAVKNACTLFSHANLFTMTKLRANALKCIADNAIDVLKDDDFLLLLPKDLVEILELDSLCVQEVDVIRAVLKWVDRKLTKSKNKIDGKSRRDVLLKDGILFTMAIPLLSIDEFTSVVIPSGVLTDEEQLQIFKAITIPNKALACGKFRVSPRKGGRVVEVFVNDIVYPGKNRSGEMYSIHTTNIQPENVSVKANKRIKIKSVTLKPQFEQPGPNNCNFKVDFKTVTSMQNIPPRMVDMYDCFEYERNGIGTSEGTLNVKFEGEACKLSIDKVIPESEILVMTIKPDISNENLMWGANQHVTQNLPQTYVYRPIHGMMYEHELSQQTTLYLSLTGGHLVESFEVVEIC; this comes from the exons GAAGAAGGAAACTGGGAATCTTTAACTTGCAGATTGAACCAAATATGTTTGACATATGACTTGGCAGATGTGTTCTTCTCATTTGAAGGTGAAAATGTATCACACTTTCCAGCTCATAGAATGATCTTAGCTTTGAGAAGTCCTGTATTCAAGGCCATGTTTTATGGTAGTTTTCCACAAAGTGAAGGCGATATAAGGATCGATGATATCAGCTTGAATACATTCAAAGAGTTGATGAA GTATCTATATACCGATTATCTTCAGCTTACCAAAAAATCCGTCATTCCTTTATTGTATGCTGCTCAGAAGTATATGATAGCAGGGTTAATCTCAAAATGTGAGAATTATCTACAAGATAGTTTAGCTGTTAAAAATGCATGTACACTTTTCAGTCATGCAAACCTTTTCACAATGACTAAACTGAGAGCTAATGCACTCAAATGCATAGCAGATAATGCAATCGATGTTTTAAAAGATGACGATTTTCTCTTGCTCTTACCAAAAGACTTAGTTGAAATTCTTGAGCTTGATTCACTTTGTGTACAAGAAGTAGACGTTATCCGTGCTGTGCTGAAGTGGGTGGACCGTAAACTGACCAAGTCCAAGAACAAAATTGACGGGAAATCCAGACGAGACGTTCTTCTCAAAGATGGTATTCTATTTACCATGGCAATTCCTCTACTTTCCATTGACGAGTTCACGTCAGTTGTAATCCCGAGTGGTGTTCTGACAGACGAAGAACAGTTACAGATTTTTAAAGCTATAACAATTCCTAATAAGGCATTAGCATGCGGAAAATTTAGAGTCAGTCCAAGAAAAGGAGGGAGGGTTGTGGAAGTGTTCGTTAACGATATAGTGTATCCAGGTAAAAACCGGTCAGGTGAAATGTATTCAATACATACTACTAATATACAACCTGAAAATGTATCTGTGAAAGCAAACAAAAGGATCAAGATTAAATCAGTTACCCTCAAACCACAATTCGAACAACCAGGCCCGAATAACTGCAATTTTAAAGTTGATTTTAAAACTGTTACCAGTATGCAAAACATACCTCCTAGAATGGTCGATATGTATGACTGCTTTGAATATGAAAGAAATGGTATCGGAACTTCGGAAGGCACATTGAATGTAAAATTTGAAGGCGAAGCTTGCAAACTATCAATCGACAAAGTTATTCCAGAAAGTGAGATATTAGTTATGACAATCAAACCAGATATTTCTAATGAAAATCTTATGTGGGGAGCAAACCAACACGTGACCCAGAACTTACCACAAACATACGTATACCGACCAATACATGGTATGATGTATGAGCACGAGTTATCTCAACAAACAACTCTTTACTTGTCACTTACAGGCGGACATTTAGTAGAAAGTTTTGAGGTAGTGGAGATTTGCTGA
- the LOC139485260 gene encoding BTB/POZ domain-containing protein 6-like isoform X2: MILALRSPVFKAMFYGSFPQSEGDIRIDDISLNTFKELMKYLYTDYLQLTKKSVIPLLYAAQKYMIAGLISKCENYLQDSLAVKNACTLFSHANLFTMTKLRANALKCIADNAIDVLKDDDFLLLLPKDLVEILELDSLCVQEVDVIRAVLKWVDRKLTKSKNKIDGKSRRDVLLKDGILFTMAIPLLSIDEFTSVVIPSGVLTDEEQLQIFKAITIPNKALACGKFRVSPRKGGRVVEVFVNDIVYPGKNRSGEMYSIHTTNIQPENVSVKANKRIKIKSVTLKPQFEQPGPNNCNFKVDFKTVTSMQNIPPRMVDMYDCFEYERNGIGTSEGTLNVKFEGEACKLSIDKVIPESEILVMTIKPDISNENLMWGANQHVTQNLPQTYVYRPIHGMMYEHELSQQTTLYLSLTGGHLVESFEVVEIC; encoded by the exons ATGATCTTAGCTTTGAGAAGTCCTGTATTCAAGGCCATGTTTTATGGTAGTTTTCCACAAAGTGAAGGCGATATAAGGATCGATGATATCAGCTTGAATACATTCAAAGAGTTGATGAA GTATCTATATACCGATTATCTTCAGCTTACCAAAAAATCCGTCATTCCTTTATTGTATGCTGCTCAGAAGTATATGATAGCAGGGTTAATCTCAAAATGTGAGAATTATCTACAAGATAGTTTAGCTGTTAAAAATGCATGTACACTTTTCAGTCATGCAAACCTTTTCACAATGACTAAACTGAGAGCTAATGCACTCAAATGCATAGCAGATAATGCAATCGATGTTTTAAAAGATGACGATTTTCTCTTGCTCTTACCAAAAGACTTAGTTGAAATTCTTGAGCTTGATTCACTTTGTGTACAAGAAGTAGACGTTATCCGTGCTGTGCTGAAGTGGGTGGACCGTAAACTGACCAAGTCCAAGAACAAAATTGACGGGAAATCCAGACGAGACGTTCTTCTCAAAGATGGTATTCTATTTACCATGGCAATTCCTCTACTTTCCATTGACGAGTTCACGTCAGTTGTAATCCCGAGTGGTGTTCTGACAGACGAAGAACAGTTACAGATTTTTAAAGCTATAACAATTCCTAATAAGGCATTAGCATGCGGAAAATTTAGAGTCAGTCCAAGAAAAGGAGGGAGGGTTGTGGAAGTGTTCGTTAACGATATAGTGTATCCAGGTAAAAACCGGTCAGGTGAAATGTATTCAATACATACTACTAATATACAACCTGAAAATGTATCTGTGAAAGCAAACAAAAGGATCAAGATTAAATCAGTTACCCTCAAACCACAATTCGAACAACCAGGCCCGAATAACTGCAATTTTAAAGTTGATTTTAAAACTGTTACCAGTATGCAAAACATACCTCCTAGAATGGTCGATATGTATGACTGCTTTGAATATGAAAGAAATGGTATCGGAACTTCGGAAGGCACATTGAATGTAAAATTTGAAGGCGAAGCTTGCAAACTATCAATCGACAAAGTTATTCCAGAAAGTGAGATATTAGTTATGACAATCAAACCAGATATTTCTAATGAAAATCTTATGTGGGGAGCAAACCAACACGTGACCCAGAACTTACCACAAACATACGTATACCGACCAATACATGGTATGATGTATGAGCACGAGTTATCTCAACAAACAACTCTTTACTTGTCACTTACAGGCGGACATTTAGTAGAAAGTTTTGAGGTAGTGGAGATTTGCTGA